In the Clavelina lepadiformis chromosome 8, kaClaLepa1.1, whole genome shotgun sequence genome, one interval contains:
- the LOC143469129 gene encoding proliferation-associated protein 2G4-like: protein MADSGSDSEPEPTIAEDVVVTKYKMAGGMANNVMKILITKCVDGANTLELSKFGDDMIIKETSVVFKKEKNMLKGVGFPTCISVNNCVCHYSPLDSEKDIIVMKKGDVVKIDLAVHIDGFIAAIAHTLVVGCSASDPVTDRRADVINAAHLCSEAALRLVKAGNKTEQVTNAIAKVAESFNCKPVEGMLSHQLRHNCIDGEKTIIQNPTEKQKQDHEESEFECHEVYAVDCLVSTGDGHPRSQDTRTTIYKRNPEIIYQLKMKASRAVFSEVEKKFNTMCFTIRSLEDEKKAKMGIVECTKHDLCTPFPVLWEKEGELVAQFKFTVLLMPNMPLRITDSFFESENYKSSLKINDPEIQNLLNSSTSRRTAKKKKKKAASKAVADSGEPAAPEQAAQ from the exons ATGGCAGATTCTGGATCCGATTCTGAGCCTGAACCAACTATTGCTGAAGATGTTGTTGTCACGAAGTACAAGATGGCTGGCGGCATGGCAAACa AtgttatgaaaattttgattacAAAATGTGTGGATGGCGCAAATACTCTTGAACTTTCCAAGTTTGGTGATGATATGATCATTAAGGAAACATCCGTTGTATTTAAAAAGGAGAAGAATATGCTGAAAG GAGTGGGTTTTCCTACTTGTATATCTGTCAACAATTGTGTTTGTCATTACTCACCACTTGATTCAGAAAAGGACATAATAGTAATGAAGAAAGGCGACGTTGTAAAAAT TGATCTTGCTGTACATATTGATGGCTTTATTGCGGCAATAGCGCACACATTGGTTGTGGGTTGCTCTGCAAGTGATCCTGTGACAGATCGCCGTGCTGATGTTATTAATGCAGCTCATCTTTGTTCCGAAGCAGCTCTTCGGTTAgtcaaagcaggaaataag acTGAGCAAGTTACAAATGCAATTGCAAAGGTTGCAGAATCTTTTAACTGCAAACCTGTGGAAGGCATGCTCTCCCACCAGCTGAGGCATAATTGCATAGATGGAGAAAAAACAATCATTCAGAATCCAACGGAGAAACAAAA GCAAGATCATGAAGAATCTGAATTTGAGTGCCATGAGGTATATGCAGTAGATTGTTTGGTAAGTACTGGAGATGGTCACCCCAGAAGTCAAGATACCAGAACTACCATCTACAAAAGAAATCCAGAGATTATTTATCAACTGAAGATGAAAGCTTCAAGAG CCGTATTTAgtgaagttgaaaaaaaattcaacactATGTGCTTTACAATTCGATCACTGGAAGATGAAAAGAAAGCTAAGATGGGAATTGTAGAGTGCACCAAGCACGACCTTTGCACTCCTTTTCCTGTACTATGGGAAAAAGAGG GTGAACTTGTTGCTCAGTTCAAGTTTACTGTGCTGTTGATGCCAAACATGCCACTGCGTATCACTGACAGTTTCTTTGAGTCGGAAAACTATAAAAgctcattaaaaataaatgatccAGAAATACAG AATCTGCTTAATAGTTCCACCAGTCGAAGAACAgcaaaaaagaagaaaaagaaggcAGCTTCGAAGGCCGTGGCCGACTCTGGCGAGCCAGCTGCACCTGAGCAAGCAGCCCAATAG